The following proteins come from a genomic window of Alkalinema sp. FACHB-956:
- the crtB gene encoding 15-cis-phytoene synthase CrtB yields the protein MLQLPESPRVKKSLASVETAYESCRQVTADFAKSFYLSTLLMPPEKRRAIWAIYVWCRRTDELVDGADAKNTTHETLDAWEERLEDLFTGHPHDDFDVALVDTLEHYDLDIQPFRDMIEGQRMDLYRNRYETFEELELYCYRVAGTVGLMSTTIMGVDESARTAPWNCHHPPYLPIKEAVALGIANQLTNILRDVGEDARRGRIYLPLEDLHRFNYTEKDLLNGVLDDRWRALMKFQIQRAKQFFEEADRGITFLSVDARWPVWAASMTYSWILGEIERNQYDVFSKRAYVSTGRKLLALPVALMRAKVL from the coding sequence ATGCTGCAATTGCCTGAGTCTCCGCGTGTGAAAAAGTCCCTGGCTTCGGTCGAAACTGCCTACGAGTCCTGTCGTCAGGTGACAGCGGACTTTGCGAAAAGTTTCTATCTCTCGACCTTGCTCATGCCTCCAGAGAAACGTCGGGCAATTTGGGCAATTTATGTCTGGTGTCGGCGCACAGACGAACTGGTGGATGGGGCGGACGCTAAAAATACGACCCACGAAACCCTAGACGCCTGGGAAGAGCGCCTCGAAGATCTATTCACGGGGCATCCCCATGATGATTTCGATGTAGCGCTGGTCGATACTCTGGAGCACTACGATTTGGATATCCAACCCTTCCGCGACATGATCGAAGGGCAACGGATGGATCTCTATCGCAACCGCTATGAGACCTTTGAGGAGTTGGAGCTGTACTGCTACCGGGTAGCGGGTACCGTGGGACTCATGTCTACCACCATCATGGGGGTCGATGAGTCAGCCCGGACAGCTCCTTGGAACTGCCATCATCCGCCTTACTTACCGATTAAAGAAGCGGTGGCCTTGGGGATTGCCAACCAGCTCACCAATATTCTGCGGGATGTGGGGGAGGATGCTCGGCGGGGACGGATTTATCTGCCGTTGGAGGATCTGCATCGCTTTAACTACACCGAAAAAGACTTGTTGAACGGGGTGCTGGACGATCGCTGGCGGGCTTTGATGAAGTTCCAGATTCAGCGGGCTAAGCAATTTTTTGAAGAGGCCGATCGGGGGATCACGTTCCTCAGCGTGGATGCGCGGTGGCCGGTGTGGGCAGCGTCCATGACCTATAGCTGGATCCTCGGAGAAATCGAACGAAACCAGTACGATGTCTTCAGTAAGCGGGCCTATGTCTCTACAGGGCGGAAGTTGCTCGCCCTACCCGTTGCCTTGATGCGAGCCAAGGTGCTGTAG
- a CDS encoding Uma2 family endonuclease gives MSIAQPKSLTLEEFLHYDDGTDTRYELVDGVLVAMGAEHPLNPLIASYLFSLFLSQGIPYFRIVIGHQIATTSSKANARQPDLIIHSDASQAAILQDGRILPATSPAPLLVVEVVSNSLKDKTSWDRDYQEKPIEYAERGIPEYWIIDPDRATVQIGTLTDGTYHFTAFQGRDLIQSPTFPSLDLTAEALLRAGR, from the coding sequence ATGAGCATTGCCCAACCGAAATCCCTAACCCTAGAGGAATTCCTGCACTATGACGACGGCACCGACACCCGCTACGAACTGGTAGACGGAGTACTTGTTGCAATGGGCGCTGAACATCCGTTAAATCCACTCATCGCGAGTTATCTCTTCTCCCTTTTCCTCAGCCAAGGCATCCCCTATTTCCGCATCGTCATTGGCCACCAAATCGCCACCACCTCCAGCAAAGCCAACGCTCGCCAACCCGACCTGATTATCCATAGCGACGCATCCCAAGCCGCGATTCTGCAAGACGGCAGAATCCTCCCTGCCACCAGTCCTGCCCCGCTCCTCGTCGTTGAAGTCGTCTCCAACAGCCTCAAAGACAAAACCTCCTGGGACAGGGACTACCAAGAAAAACCCATCGAATACGCAGAACGCGGCATCCCGGAATATTGGATCATCGATCCCGATCGCGCCACCGTTCAGATCGGCACCCTCACCGACGGTACTTACCACTTCACCGCCTTCCAAGGGCGCGATCTCATCCAGTCCCCCACCTTCCCCAGCCTCGATCTCACCGCCGAAGCCCTCCTCCGTGCAGGGCGATAA
- a CDS encoding ABC transporter ATP-binding protein, with translation MLLITRSLTKQFDRKLALDRVNLELRQGDVYGLIGPNGAGKTTLLRLLALVDEPTTGEIFLEGAPLRYGEHLPELKRRIGFLPDDFPLYEDLTVWFYLDYVGRLQYLTEPHRAQRIQEVLALVELESKQQSVIGTLSRGMRQRLSLAQAILHKPSLLLLDEPVSGLDPLARSQFRRIIKQLQASGMTILISSHILSDLEDFCTAIGIMEQGRLVESSVLSDLYERLSSQHVLISVVDDLEKLQRYLSDRPEVTGIELANDRTLKLTFAGNETDRAALLRAILNADIAVTEFYTTQENLESIFLKMDYQRTS, from the coding sequence ATGTTGTTGATCACCCGTTCTCTGACTAAGCAATTCGATCGCAAACTTGCGCTCGATCGCGTCAACTTGGAACTGCGGCAAGGGGATGTCTATGGTTTAATCGGCCCTAATGGCGCGGGCAAGACGACCTTGCTGCGATTATTGGCGCTGGTGGATGAACCAACGACGGGAGAAATTTTTCTGGAGGGCGCACCCCTGCGCTATGGGGAACATTTGCCAGAACTCAAGCGCCGCATCGGATTTTTGCCCGATGATTTTCCCCTCTATGAAGATCTGACCGTTTGGTTCTATTTAGATTACGTGGGACGTTTGCAATACCTCACGGAACCCCATCGCGCCCAAAGGATCCAAGAAGTTCTAGCGTTGGTGGAATTAGAAAGCAAGCAGCAGAGTGTGATCGGGACGCTCTCCCGAGGAATGCGGCAGCGACTGAGTTTAGCCCAAGCCATTTTGCACAAACCGTCTCTTTTGTTATTAGACGAGCCGGTTTCGGGGTTGGATCCTTTAGCCCGATCGCAGTTTCGTCGCATTATCAAACAACTACAAGCCTCTGGGATGACGATTTTGATTTCCTCCCACATCCTGAGCGATTTGGAGGACTTCTGTACCGCGATCGGCATCATGGAACAGGGTCGCTTAGTGGAAAGCTCGGTCCTGTCTGACCTATATGAACGACTGAGTAGCCAGCACGTCTTGATTTCCGTGGTGGATGACTTGGAGAAGCTGCAACGGTACCTCAGCGATCGGCCAGAAGTGACCGGGATCGAACTTGCCAACGATCGCACGCTGAAATTGACGTTTGCAGGCAATGAAACCGATCGGGCTGCGCTGCTACGCGCCATTTTGAACGCTGACATCGCAGTCACAGAGTTTTACACCACCCAGGAAAATCTAGAGTCGATCTTCCTCAAGATGGATTACCAACGGACTTCCTAG
- a CDS encoding shikimate dehydrogenase, giving the protein MLTITGKTKLLGIIGDPIEHSLSPVMQNAALAEMGLDWVYLPFPVQGKNLTDAIAGFSAVGLQGFNVTIPHKQAIIFHLTEVSPLARAVGAVNTVWRSEAGWCGTNTDVAGFLAPLQSLDRDWSSVNVLCLGNGGAARAVVAGCTQLGCKTIQVVGRNPDKLQHFQDSWQGSPFAESLAVHPWEALPDLLPTAGLIVNTTPIGMHPQVDQSPLTIAEANLISSQAIAYDLIYIPNPTQFLRQAHDRGALAIDGLEMLVQQGAAALKIWTQQAQVPVDTMRHALQKHLGLI; this is encoded by the coding sequence ATGCTCACCATTACTGGCAAAACAAAACTACTGGGCATTATTGGCGATCCGATCGAGCATTCGCTGTCCCCCGTCATGCAAAATGCAGCCCTCGCCGAAATGGGCCTCGATTGGGTGTACCTGCCGTTCCCCGTGCAAGGCAAAAACTTGACCGACGCGATCGCGGGGTTTTCCGCCGTTGGTCTCCAGGGGTTTAACGTCACCATTCCCCACAAACAAGCCATCATCTTTCACCTCACCGAAGTCTCCCCCCTGGCCCGTGCCGTGGGAGCAGTCAACACTGTCTGGCGCAGCGAAGCAGGCTGGTGCGGCACCAATACTGATGTCGCCGGATTTCTGGCCCCCTTGCAATCCCTCGATCGGGATTGGAGTAGCGTCAATGTCCTATGTTTAGGCAACGGGGGAGCCGCTCGCGCAGTTGTGGCAGGCTGTACTCAACTGGGGTGCAAAACCATCCAAGTCGTGGGACGCAACCCCGACAAACTACAACACTTTCAAGACAGTTGGCAGGGATCTCCCTTCGCCGAGTCTCTCGCTGTACATCCCTGGGAAGCGCTGCCGGACTTGCTTCCCACCGCTGGCTTAATTGTCAACACGACCCCGATCGGCATGCATCCCCAGGTTGACCAATCGCCCCTCACGATCGCCGAAGCGAACTTAATCTCCAGCCAAGCCATCGCCTACGACCTGATTTACATTCCCAACCCGACCCAATTTCTGCGCCAAGCCCACGATCGGGGAGCCCTCGCGATCGACGGCCTAGAAATGCTGGTACAACAGGGAGCCGCCGCCCTCAAAATTTGGACGCAGCAAGCCCAGGTTCCGGTGGACACCATGCGCCACGCTCTGCAAAAGCACCTCGGCCTGATTTAG
- the pds gene encoding 15-cis-phytoene desaturase, with amino-acid sequence MRVAIAGAGLAGLACAKYLVDAGHQPIVYESRDVLGGLVAAWKDEDGDWYETGLHAFFGAYPNMLQLLQELGISDRLQWKEHALIFNQPEKPGTYSYFKVPDIPAPFNVIMSIVNNNDMLSWEQKFRFAVGLWPGVAFGQKYVEDMDKYSLLEWLRKQGVDDRVNSDVFIAASKALTFINPEDVSATIPLTAINRFLRERYGSKIAFLDGSPTERLCQPIVDYFTERGGEVHLEKPLKEIVLNDDGSVKHWVMRGLNGQPDEIVEADLYVSALSVDVMKVLMPSAWKQMPFFQKLEGLEGVPVINLHLWFDRKLTDIDHLLFSRSDLLSVYADMSITCKEYEDPDKSMLELVLAPAKDWIDKSDEEIIAATLQELEKLFPQHLKGENPAKLRKYKVVKTPRSVYTASPGRQAYRPDQVTPIHNFYLAGSYTMQRYLGSMEGAVLSGKLSAQAIAKAHPANSTAGAPRALATAG; translated from the coding sequence ATGCGTGTTGCGATCGCCGGAGCCGGCCTAGCAGGGCTTGCTTGTGCCAAATATCTGGTTGATGCAGGCCATCAGCCGATCGTTTATGAAAGCCGAGATGTTCTGGGGGGCTTGGTAGCTGCCTGGAAGGATGAGGATGGCGATTGGTATGAAACCGGGCTGCACGCCTTTTTTGGAGCCTATCCCAACATGCTGCAACTGTTGCAGGAATTAGGGATCTCCGATCGGCTGCAATGGAAAGAACACGCACTGATTTTTAACCAACCGGAAAAACCGGGCACCTACTCCTACTTCAAAGTGCCGGATATCCCGGCTCCCTTCAACGTCATCATGTCGATCGTGAATAACAACGACATGTTGTCCTGGGAGCAAAAGTTCCGCTTTGCCGTTGGGTTATGGCCAGGGGTTGCCTTCGGCCAGAAGTACGTGGAAGACATGGACAAGTACAGCCTCTTGGAATGGCTGCGCAAGCAAGGTGTAGACGATCGGGTCAATTCCGATGTGTTTATCGCAGCGTCCAAAGCCTTGACGTTCATCAACCCCGAAGATGTCTCCGCCACGATTCCGCTAACAGCGATTAACCGCTTCCTGCGGGAACGCTACGGCTCCAAGATTGCCTTCCTCGACGGTTCCCCCACCGAGCGGCTCTGTCAACCGATCGTGGACTACTTCACCGAACGCGGTGGCGAAGTTCACTTAGAAAAACCACTGAAGGAAATTGTCCTCAACGACGATGGTTCCGTGAAGCATTGGGTCATGCGCGGGCTGAATGGCCAACCCGATGAGATCGTCGAAGCTGACCTTTACGTCTCTGCCCTCTCTGTAGACGTGATGAAGGTCTTAATGCCTAGCGCTTGGAAGCAGATGCCCTTCTTCCAGAAATTAGAGGGTTTAGAGGGCGTGCCTGTGATCAACCTGCACCTCTGGTTCGATCGCAAATTGACGGACATCGATCACTTGCTCTTCTCCCGATCGGACTTGCTAAGCGTCTATGCCGACATGAGCATCACCTGTAAGGAGTACGAGGATCCAGATAAATCCATGCTGGAACTGGTGCTAGCCCCTGCCAAGGACTGGATTGATAAATCCGACGAAGAAATTATTGCTGCCACCCTGCAGGAACTGGAAAAGCTGTTCCCTCAGCATTTGAAGGGCGAGAATCCTGCTAAGCTTCGTAAGTATAAAGTGGTGAAAACCCCGCGATCGGTTTACACGGCCTCTCCGGGTCGCCAAGCCTATAGACCGGATCAGGTGACACCCATTCACAATTTTTATCTCGCAGGTAGTTACACAATGCAGCGTTATCTTGGCAGTATGGAAGGTGCTGTGCTTTCTGGTAAGCTATCAGCGCAGGCGATCGCCAAAGCGCACCCCGCTAATTCCACGGCTGGAGCACCCCGTGCCCTGGCGACTGCTGGTTAA
- the hchA gene encoding glyoxalase III HchA produces MSDARSEDKRPVRDPAEDNAFFPSPYSLSQFTSTKSNLSDADYPNRYKGGRWKILVVGADERYLLTDNGTMFSTGNHPVETLLPMYHLDKAGFSFDITTLSGNPVKFELWAMPIEDTEVMELFAKYRDQFKKPLKLADVVKKALGGDSDYIGVFIPGGHGALIGLPESADMKAVLEWAAESDKFIISLCHGPAAFLAVGKDSPLAGYKICAFPDDLDAQTPSIGYMPGHLTWKFGEKLKEIGIEIVNKDISGATYQDRKMLTGDSPLAGNALGKLAASTILEAIGKD; encoded by the coding sequence ATGAGCGATGCACGATCAGAAGATAAGCGCCCAGTTCGAGACCCAGCAGAAGATAACGCTTTCTTCCCTTCTCCCTATTCGTTAAGTCAGTTCACGTCCACCAAGTCGAATCTGAGCGATGCGGACTATCCAAATCGCTACAAAGGTGGTCGCTGGAAGATTCTGGTGGTCGGAGCCGATGAACGCTACCTGCTCACGGACAACGGGACAATGTTCTCTACTGGCAACCATCCGGTGGAGACACTGTTGCCGATGTACCATCTTGATAAGGCTGGTTTCTCGTTCGATATCACAACACTCTCTGGTAACCCGGTCAAATTCGAGCTATGGGCGATGCCGATCGAGGATACGGAGGTCATGGAGTTGTTTGCGAAGTATCGTGACCAGTTCAAGAAGCCCTTGAAGCTTGCAGATGTCGTCAAGAAGGCTCTCGGGGGTGATTCTGACTATATAGGTGTCTTTATCCCCGGTGGTCATGGTGCTCTCATTGGTCTGCCCGAAAGCGCGGATATGAAAGCAGTCCTGGAATGGGCCGCCGAGAGCGACAAGTTCATAATTTCCTTATGCCATGGTCCTGCTGCTTTTCTTGCCGTTGGCAAGGATTCGCCTCTTGCTGGCTATAAAATCTGCGCCTTCCCAGATGATCTTGACGCCCAGACCCCCAGCATCGGCTATATGCCGGGTCATCTCACGTGGAAGTTCGGTGAAAAGCTGAAGGAAATTGGAATCGAGATCGTGAACAAGGATATCTCTGGTGCAACGTATCAGGATCGAAAGATGCTGACGGGAGATAGCCCCCTTGCCGGAAATGCGCTCGGCAAGCTTGCTGCTAGCACAATTCTTGAAGCTATTGGCAAAGACTGA
- a CDS encoding cyclase family protein gives MKIFRFLSFIIIVGAIIACSIAIAQPSPRPPLWQVYQKSLKSAKYVDLTHTITPTIPVWAGFGQPKFSPTTAPKTGKAYTYTKDGFEATHYNLPTDQLGTQLDPPAHWNPDYPAIDELPPTFAIRPLVVIPMQDKVAKDSNYALQVQDILNWERHHGKIPEGAVVFVRSDWSKAWPNPKLATLTQFPGVSLAALQFLHLERKILFHGHEPLDTDSTPTLEGEAWLLRNGYTQAEGVANLDRVPETGALVTIGYPKFQGGLGGYARYIAICPPNWRYGVSIGQLPEAPLAKAAKPLHWDEKIGVRVR, from the coding sequence ATGAAAATATTCAGATTTCTAAGTTTTATCATTATCGTTGGTGCAATCATTGCTTGCTCAATTGCGATTGCTCAACCCAGCCCTCGTCCGCCACTCTGGCAGGTCTATCAAAAATCCCTCAAATCAGCGAAATACGTAGACCTCACCCATACGATTACACCCACTATCCCCGTTTGGGCTGGATTTGGGCAACCTAAATTTTCCCCTACAACAGCTCCCAAAACTGGCAAAGCCTACACCTATACCAAGGACGGATTTGAAGCAACCCACTACAATCTACCCACCGATCAACTAGGAACTCAACTTGATCCCCCCGCCCATTGGAACCCTGACTATCCCGCCATTGATGAATTACCCCCTACCTTTGCCATCCGACCGTTAGTCGTAATTCCCATGCAGGACAAAGTTGCCAAAGATTCAAACTATGCACTGCAAGTTCAGGATATTCTCAATTGGGAGCGGCACCATGGCAAAATTCCCGAAGGAGCAGTCGTGTTTGTCCGTTCCGATTGGTCAAAAGCATGGCCCAATCCCAAATTAGCTACCCTGACTCAATTTCCAGGGGTATCCCTAGCAGCATTACAATTCTTGCATCTAGAACGTAAAATTCTGTTCCATGGCCACGAGCCACTCGATACAGATAGTACGCCAACGCTGGAAGGAGAAGCTTGGTTACTCAGAAATGGCTATACCCAGGCTGAAGGAGTAGCCAACCTCGATCGAGTGCCTGAAACTGGTGCCTTGGTGACGATCGGGTATCCCAAATTTCAGGGAGGGTTAGGTGGCTATGCCCGCTACATTGCTATCTGCCCACCCAACTGGCGCTATGGAGTATCGATAGGCCAACTGCCTGAAGCACCTCTGGCCAAAGCTGCCAAGCCCCTGCACTGGGATGAAAAAATTGGTGTACGGGTACGGTGA
- a CDS encoding DUF760 domain-containing protein has translation MSFDPDSANYLRIDSEMMDANALLRYLQHQPPEVLERVARSVSPQVKQIISHNVQGLLGVLPSEGFQVKVTTDRENLAGLLASAMLTGYFLRQMEQRMELEDQIFDSSMRSSDLD, from the coding sequence ATGTCTTTTGATCCAGACAGTGCAAATTATTTAAGAATCGATAGTGAAATGATGGATGCCAATGCCCTGCTGCGGTATTTGCAACATCAGCCACCGGAGGTTTTGGAGCGGGTTGCCCGTTCCGTCAGTCCCCAGGTCAAACAAATTATTTCCCATAACGTCCAGGGTCTATTGGGCGTATTGCCATCGGAGGGCTTTCAGGTAAAAGTCACCACCGATCGAGAAAATTTGGCGGGACTGCTTGCATCGGCCATGCTGACCGGATATTTCCTCCGGCAGATGGAACAGCGCATGGAACTCGAAGACCAAATTTTCGATTCCTCAATGCGGTCTTCGGATTTAGACTAA
- a CDS encoding globin family protein has product MTLQIELLESSFAQVQAQEAEFTTHFYGTLFADYPEVQPLFAHTAMPEQAKKLFKSLVFLVKSLREPEALTQGLQGLGSRHVQYGVLPEHYPMVGSALLTAFAICLAEGWTPAVEQAWREAYATVTEVMLSGTEYPETILTPCGGRS; this is encoded by the coding sequence ATGACGTTACAAATCGAGTTATTGGAATCTAGTTTTGCGCAAGTTCAAGCCCAGGAAGCAGAATTTACTACTCACTTTTACGGGACGCTGTTTGCCGATTATCCAGAGGTGCAGCCCCTCTTTGCCCATACGGCCATGCCAGAACAGGCCAAAAAGTTGTTTAAGTCCTTGGTGTTTCTGGTGAAGAGTCTGCGGGAGCCAGAGGCGTTGACCCAGGGGTTACAGGGGTTGGGCAGTCGTCATGTTCAGTATGGCGTATTGCCGGAGCATTACCCGATGGTGGGTAGTGCGTTGCTTACGGCGTTTGCGATCTGTTTGGCGGAAGGTTGGACGCCTGCCGTGGAACAGGCTTGGCGGGAGGCCTATGCAACGGTGACGGAAGTGATGCTCAGCGGTACGGAGTATCCTGAAACGATTCTCACCCCTTGCGGTGGTCGTTCCTAA